The Dendropsophus ebraccatus isolate aDenEbr1 chromosome 11, aDenEbr1.pat, whole genome shotgun sequence genomic interval tctctttcctgtagtccgaagcagcagcacaaacaaaccctccctataaaagtttatgcagcataccttgagtgttttgggttatgttttcctagatcgttagaggtacacaaggaggctagaggtcagcatagggccttataggcggggcaattaactctttattgctggttaccatctgtcctatcattgcaggaagatagaatcttccccattatgtgctgctgctttggactacaggaaagagaatttacggtgagtataaaattctcatatatatatatatatatatatatatatatataactgcagtctgtggatggatgcctagccttggtaacccttgtcttatgtcgttatactcgccacagagttagactttgactcacaggggccaccctggtgtttccctatttaggtcctaaagctcgctacagagtgaggacctgagggactacgtatcagggtggtttggtgctctccccactaggaggcaccccttggcaatgggcttccttctctggagagagggatatctggctattcccgtgttttgagactcgtaactgaggctccacggactcctgttttgcatatatatatataatatggtatgctgggctgtatgtatatatataatggtatgctgggctgtatgtatgtatatatataatggtatgctgggctgtatgtatatataatggtatgctgggctgtatgtatatatataatggtatgctgggctgtatatatatatatgatggtatgctgggctgtatatatataatggtatgctgggctgtatatatataatggtatgttgggctatatatatacagtggtaccttggtttaagagtaacttggtttgagcgttctggtataagagctcacagtttttcaaaattgtgacttggtttaagagcattgttttggtttaagagctccctgtactgggtgggagggcgagttggTGAGGGGCATATTCTGTATTGCAGggtttacagcactgtactctgacccctgaagtctccctcaccttccaaatcatagcagatacacttcaggcttgggcttgcatcaggggacaggactggggaggtaatctcgccatagctgtaacccgtcttctcggacagaaagtgctgctaagttgtgctcacatctgtcctgctcattccttcagtctccctgcagtctctgtcagtcctaatgtgtccatgctgaacccacccctttccccattgctgtcatgtgaccacacaaacctctgacagcagccctgcttctctattctagcctgttgtactacactactgcattatggggatctgcagttccatcctctatctataaactgctgctgtgtttcaggtttatgcccttattatacattatactccacatgctgattactatactgtatagttactattaatctatatcataaaaatcaaagtctgtctgtctgtccttctgtctgtctgtctgtctgtccgtccccgccagatgtacaggaggggagggggaggggaaagagaggcgccccatagagatgaatgggaaaatctcctcactgcacacacaggtaatataattagctgcagcagacacggcagttggagccttagcaaccaataggattactgctttcattttcacagggagcaatggttgctagggaagctgcctcacaacatccacagtaataactggtagacccccaactccatctatacagtacaggtatacaggaccccctactccatctatacagtacatgtatacaggaccccctactccatccatactgtacatgtatacaggaccccctactccatctatacagtacatgtatatacaggaccccctactccatctatacagtacatgtatatacagggccccctactccatccatacagtacatgtatatacagggccccctactccatccatacagtacatgtatatacagggccccctactccatccatacagtacatgtatacaggaccccctactccatctatacagtacatgtatatacagaaccccctactccatctatacagtacatatatacagggccccctactccatctatacagtacatgtatatacagggccccctactccatctatacagtacatgtatacacaggaccccctacgccaactatacagtacatgtatacaggaccccctacgccaactatacagtacatgtatacaggaccccctactccatctatacagtacatgtatacaggaccacctactccatctatacagtgtatatatatatatatatatatatatatacaggaccccctactccatctatacagtacatgtatatacaggaccccctactccatctatacagtacatgtatacaggaccccctactccatctatacagtacatgtatacaggaccctctactccatctatacagtacatgtatatacaggaccccctactccatctatacagtacatgtatatacaggaccccctactccatctatacagtacatgtatatacagggccccctactccatctatacagtacatgtatatacagggccccctactccatccatacagtacatgtatatacagggccccctactccatccatacagtacatgtatatacagggccccctactccatccatacagtacatgtatatacagggccccctactccatctatacagtacatgtatatacaggaccctctactccatctatacagtacatgtatatacagggccccctactccatctatacagtacatgtatatacagggccccctactccatctatacagtacatgtatatacagggctccctactccatccatacagtacatgtatatacagggccccctactcaatctatacagtacatgtatacacaggaccccctacgccaactatacagtacatgtatacaggaccccctactccatctatacagtacatgtatacaggaccccctactccatctatacagtgtgtatatatgtatatatatatatatatatatatatatatatatatatatacaggaccccctactccatctatacagtacgtgtatatacagggccccctactccatctatacagtacatgtatatacaggaccccctactccatccatacagtacatgtatatacaggaccccctactccatctatacagtacatgtatacatgaccccctactccatctatacagtacatgtatatacagggccccctactccatctatacagtacatgtatatacaggaccccctactccatctatacagtacatgtatacagggccccctactccatctatacagtacatgtatatacaggaccccctactccatccatacagtacatgtatatacagggccccctactccatccatacagtacatgtatatacagggccccctactccatccatacagtacatgtatacacaggaccccctacgccaactatacagtacatgtatacaggaccccctacgccaactatacagtacatgtatacaggaccccctactccatctatacagtacatgtatatacaggaccccctactccatccatacagtacatgtatatacaggagcccctactccatctatacagtacatgtgtatacagggcactacaggtgtaccaaactgtgactgggtaacaccgccacaccagacctgaccaataccgctatactgtgctggataacaccgtcataccagacctgaccaataccgccatactgtgactggataacaccgccataccagacctgaccaataccgccatactgtgactggataacaccgccataccagacctgaccaataccgccatactgtgactggataacaccgccataccagacctgaccaataccgccatactgtgactggataagactgccacaccagacctgaccaataccggcaaactgtgactgggtaacaccaccacaccagacctgaccaataccgccatactgtgactggataacaccatcatatcagacctgaccaatactgccatactgtgactggataacactgccataccagacctgaccaataccaccatactgtgactggataacaccatcatatcagacctgaccaataccgccatactgtgactggataacaccgccataccagacctgaccaataccaccataccgtgactggataacatcgccataccagacctgactaataccaccataccgtgactggatcacaccgccacaccagacctgaccaataccgccataccgtgactggataacaatgccacaccagacctgaccaataccgccgtactgtgactggataacaccgccacaccagacctgaccaataccgacacactgtgactgaataacactgccatacggataaatacaaccctgcacgtatacaggacactacaggtatacaggaccccaaaactatacactacaggtatacaggacctcaaaactagacactacaggtatacaggacctacaccaactctataatacaggtatacagcaccttcaccaactctatactacaagtatacaggaccccaaagctatatactacaggtatacaggaactccaccagctatatactacaggtgtataggaccccaaactatacactacaggtatacaggacctccaccaactctatactataggtatacaggacccccgaactgtatactacaggtatacaagacctccaccaattatacactacaggtatccaggaccctcaaactataaactacaggtatacaagacctccaccaactgtacattacaggtatacagcaccaactatatactacagatatacagaacccccgaactatacagtacaggtatacaggaccttcaccaactgtacactgcaggtatacaggacctccctcaactatacactacaggtatacagcccccccccaactacacactacaggtatacaggacccccccacctacacactataggtatacagccccccttaactatgcactacagatatgcgagacccctaaaaactatacattgtgggtatacagaaccactccaactatgcactacaggtatacgctaattccactgattaactcagataaaacaatacctttagcttgggcaccttagaacaaatctaattaacacactgacaatttatacccgggcagcgccgggtacattttctagtatcacatattcagctgtttataatagttagtttcatctgttctacatgttattcagaatataaaatcattatttttggggtgtggaaccaattgcctgcatttacatgatttcttatgggaaaatttgctttggtttaagagtggatttggattacaagcaccgtcccggaacgaattatgctcgtaatccaaggcaccactgtatatatatatatatatatatatatatatatatatatatatatatatatatatatatatatatatatatatatatattggtatgctggcctgtattatatatatatatatatatatatatatatatatatatatatatatataatggcttgtgcatattttatgtattctgtccctgttttcattgtggctagcactcgtgctgtgtaagacccatgtgaaccaaattagcaggaagcacctgtgtacataaggggaggatctcctagtattctcccattctacctgcagaggaatggagagaggtaagagcttgttcacacttgtgttgcttggcgtccactttttccgtcTTTGgcgtctgggggggccctttagggtctggtcctgtgacaatggggttgcagggccattccgtggccccccttctctgcttgtgcacgctttgcggggattgtggtcgctgaccggcacagtgatgttttttggttagggactcatgtgtatcagaagacctgcacgtggtacatgaggcaatatggtttggccaaattatatactaacttctgatgttggttttaaatgtagctgaataagcttttgtgtcagccatgggtgcgatgtgcagccatttctgtctttttggcttgtgcatatatatataatggtatgctgggctgtatgtatatatatatattggtatgctgggctgtgtatatatatatatatatatatatatatatatatatatatatatatatatatatatatatatatatatatataaaatggtatgctgggctgtatatataaaatggtatgctgggctgtatatataatggtatgctgggctgtatatatataatggtatgctgggctgtatatataatggtatgctgggctgtatatataaaatggtatgctgggctgtatatataaaatggtatgctgggctgtatatataatggtatgctgggctgtatatataaaatggtatgctgggctgtatatataatggtatgctgggctgtatatatataatggtatgctgggctgtatgtatatatttataatggtatgctgggctgtatgtatatataatggtatgctgggctgtatatatataatggtatgctgggctgtatgtatatatttataatggtatgctgggctgtatgtatatataatggtatgctgggctgtatatatataatggtatgctgggctgtatatatattgtacatcaCAGAAAGCGGGAGAAACTCGCCTGTTCTCTTTCTACCATGTTTTTCTGGGACTTTGGGTTGTTGTAAGTAAATAATTGGTGCGGCTTATTTGTGGGGTTATTATAGGAATATAGTGGGgtgcaccatatatatatatatatatatatatatatatatatatatatttatattctttGAGTTTTGTTCTAATATAGGTTCTGTATGTTTCTTGCAGGGACCATAGGAGTGAGAAGTGAAGAGTTCTATACGGCCCCCAACCAGACAGTTTTACTCAGGGTCCCAACGTGTGCGGTGCAGCCATCTGACACCATAGTGTGGGAAAGACACGATAAGGAGAACGTCCGACTGGCCAGATGGAAGGAAAAGCCCTCATACTACAGTGACTGTGACCAGGGACTGTGCGTCCTCTACCAGAACGGCTCCCTGTCCCTCCAACAACCAGAGGGGAAGAAACATTACACCATGACCGTCCACACAAGCAGAGGAGATCACAAGTGCAACCAGACCACCACCCTGATTGTGGAAGGTACCGGGCAAGAGATCACTGTACTGTGGGGAGTATAATGTGCAGAGGAGATCACTGTACTGTGGGGCATATATTGTGAATAGGAGGTCACTGTACTGTGGGGCGTATAATGTGAAGGGGGATCACTGTACTGTGGGGTGTATAATGTGGATGGAGATCACTGTACTGTGGGGCATATAATGTGGATAGGAGATCACTGTACTGTGGGGTGTATAATGTAGATGGATATCACTGTACTGTGGGGTGTATAATGTAGATGGATATCACTGTACTGTGGAGTGTATAATGTGCAGAGGAGATCACTGTACTGTGGAGTGTATAATGTGCAGAGGAGATCACTGTACTGTGGAGTGTATAATGTGCAGAGGAGATCACTGTACTGTGGAGTGTATAATGTGCAGAGGAGATCACTGTACTGTGGAGTGTATAATGTGCAGAGGAGATCACTGTACTGTGGAGTGTATAATGTGCAGAGGAGATCACTGTACTCTGGGGTGTATAATGTGGAGGGGGATCACTGTACTGTGGTGTGTATAATGTAGATGAATAtcactgtactgtgggggatataatGTGGATAGGAGATCACTGTACTGTTGGCATATGTTGTAGatactgtactgtggggggattgcaGTGTTTGGTGCAGGCCTATTACATGCACTTGTCTTCCTCTTTGTTATAGACCTGTTGGAGGCGCCGATCCTCAAGCACAGCTGCAGCAGTAAAGGCGCCTCCCTGACCTGCAGCAGCTCCGGCTCCagcatctccctcctctccctgtcctggaGCAGAGGATCAAAAAACACAAGTGAGAGGTCAATCCAGAGCAATATAAACCTGGCCAAGGCGGATGTCACCTGCACCGTCCGGAACAGAGTGAGTGACAGCACCAGCACCATGACAGTCAACTGCGCAGGTAGGAATGAGACCCAATCTCTTTATACTAAGAATAACGTCCAGTGATCTCGGCCACCCAGCTCCCTGCCCCATAAGCCTGTGGTGAAGGAGTTTCCTCGGTGGGTCCTGATCCCCACATTCCCAGGCCCCAGCGATGGAtggggggggcccagggatgcttGATGATACTTGGGCAGGTGTCGCGGCACTGTCACAGAGCGGGTGTTCCCCTGTGATTCAGAGAACCTGTAGCTCAGTACTAGGCTCTTTCTATGCCTGCagtttgcactcccaccacttggtgtcactgtctGATGATACACCACTGAGTCagacagagaatgggggggggcgcagtcagacagagaataggggggggggggcacagtcacacagaatggggggggcgcagtcagacagagaatggggggggcgcagtcagacagagaatgggggggcacagtcagacagagaatggggggggcacagtcagacagaatgagggaggggggcagtaagacagagaatggggggggggcgcagtcagacagagaatgggg includes:
- the CD2 gene encoding T-cell surface antigen CD2 isoform X2; the protein is METPGSVLLFSWTGLFCSLLLSGTIGVRSEEFYTAPNQTVLLRVPTCAVQPSDTIVWERHDKENVRLARWKEKPSYYSDCDQGLCVLYQNGSLSLQQPEGKKHYTMTVHTSRGDHKCNQTTTLIVEDLLEAPILKHSCSSKGASLTCSSSGSSISLLSLSWSRGSKNTSERSIQSNINLAKADVTCTVRNRVSDSTSTMTVNCAGWDIYLIASVAGGAVFLIIFIALVICTVKYKPWRSHSHPDVEMNDIQHHRLPQLPGPTSPAYMSGTTQDDLTEQGSPLQDTREPGGRKGKQNRGRRPAPQAPGEMVVSYTSTSQRNVPALPGNHPNEQAPRPQPRTVSKPQRKKRRKECQ
- the CD2 gene encoding T-cell surface antigen CD2 isoform X3; this encodes METPGSVLLFSWTGLFCSLLLSGTIGVRSEEFYTAPNQTVLLRVPTCAVQPSDTIVWERHDKENVRLARWKEKPSYYSDCDQGLCVLYQNGSLSLQQPEGKKHYTMTVHTSRGDHKCNQTTTLIVEDLLEAPILKHSCSSKGASLTCSSSGSSISLLSLSWSRGSKNTSERSIQSNINLAKADVTCTVRNRVSDSTSTMTVNCAGWDIYLIASVAGGAVFLIIFIALVICTVKYKPWRSHSHPGIM
- the CD2 gene encoding T-cell surface antigen CD2 isoform X1 produces the protein METPGSVLLFSWTGLFCSLLLSGTIGVRSEEFYTAPNQTVLLRVPTCAVQPSDTIVWERHDKENVRLARWKEKPSYYSDCDQGLCVLYQNGSLSLQQPEGKKHYTMTVHTSRGDHKCNQTTTLIVEDLLEAPILKHSCSSKGASLTCSSSGSSISLLSLSWSRGSKNTSERSIQSNINLAKADVTCTVRNRVSDSTSTMTVNCAGWDIYLIASVAGGAVFLIIFIALVICTVKYKPWRSHSHPEDVEMNDIQHHRLPQLPGPTSPAYMSGTTQDDLTEQGSPLQDTREPGGRKGKQNRGRRPAPQAPGEMVVSYTSTSQRNVPALPGNHPNEQAPRPQPRTVSKPQRKKRRKECQ